From the genome of Sphingomonas sp. HMP6, one region includes:
- a CDS encoding threonine ammonia-lyase — MTILRQPTRAGVRDAAAKVAAIVPPSPLFVTEIQGVMVAFKAECLQPMGAFKLRGAWHRLTAIESDSRSKGVVAFSSGNHAQGIAWAAKRLGMPALIVMPSDAPKAKREGTLALGAEVVTYDRATGSREKIAAALAEARGAVLVPSFDDPWVIEGQGSAGIEAAAQMQALGLGAPTRVVVPCGGGGLAAGLALALPDATVTVVEPEGWDDMRRSLEAGWIEEVGDSPPPTACDALQTKRVSELTFDVLSRRGATGVAVSEAEIRGAQRWAAERLRLVVEPGGAVALAALLAGRVAVEPGMLVLLSGGNVDLAAYGQVLAGTL; from the coding sequence GTGACAATTTTAAGACAGCCGACCCGCGCCGGGGTGCGCGATGCCGCCGCGAAGGTCGCCGCGATCGTGCCGCCATCGCCGCTTTTCGTGACGGAAATTCAAGGTGTTATGGTGGCGTTCAAGGCTGAGTGTCTGCAGCCGATGGGCGCGTTCAAACTGCGTGGGGCGTGGCATCGGCTGACCGCAATTGAGTCCGATTCCCGCAGCAAAGGCGTCGTCGCTTTCTCTTCAGGTAACCATGCGCAGGGAATCGCCTGGGCGGCCAAACGGCTCGGCATGCCCGCGCTGATCGTGATGCCGTCGGACGCGCCCAAAGCGAAGCGCGAGGGCACTCTCGCGCTCGGGGCGGAGGTGGTGACCTATGATCGCGCGACCGGGAGCCGCGAGAAGATCGCCGCAGCCCTGGCCGAGGCGCGCGGTGCCGTGCTGGTGCCGAGCTTCGACGATCCGTGGGTGATCGAGGGGCAGGGGAGTGCGGGGATTGAAGCGGCGGCGCAGATGCAGGCGCTGGGGCTCGGCGCGCCGACTCGCGTGGTCGTGCCGTGCGGTGGCGGTGGCTTGGCGGCGGGTCTGGCGCTGGCCTTGCCCGATGCGACTGTAACGGTGGTGGAACCCGAAGGCTGGGACGACATGCGCCGCTCGCTTGAGGCGGGTTGGATCGAGGAAGTCGGAGATTCGCCCCCGCCGACGGCATGCGACGCGCTTCAGACGAAGCGCGTGTCGGAGCTGACTTTCGACGTACTTTCTCGCCGTGGTGCGACCGGCGTTGCGGTGAGCGAAGCGGAGATTCGGGGAGCGCAACGCTGGGCCGCGGAGCGATTGCGGCTGGTGGTCGAACCCGGCGGCGCTGTGGCGCTTGCGGCGTTGCTGGCGGGACGGGTGGCGGTCGAGCCGGGGATGCTCGTTCTGCTGTCCGGCGGCAATGTCGATCTGGCGGCCTACGGGCAGGTGCTGGCGGGGACCCTATAA
- a CDS encoding alpha/beta hydrolase → MPEVIFPGPDGRLEGRFIPAPRPRAPVAMILHPHPQAGGTMNNHIVMELYKTFQRRGFAVLRFNFRGVGRSQGTFDNGVGELSDAASALDWVQSFHPEAQTTWIAGVSFGAWIGMQLLMRRPEIRGFISVAPPANMYDFTFLAPCPASGIIIQAENDEVSPPLATQKLVDKLRTQKHITIHHDTIPKANHFFEHEMPQLMGSVDKYLDMRLDPNSPIR, encoded by the coding sequence ATGCCCGAAGTCATTTTTCCCGGCCCAGACGGCCGTCTCGAAGGTCGTTTCATCCCCGCTCCGCGGCCGCGTGCGCCGGTCGCGATGATCCTTCACCCCCACCCGCAGGCCGGGGGCACGATGAACAACCACATCGTGATGGAGCTCTACAAGACCTTTCAGCGGCGCGGGTTTGCCGTGCTGCGCTTCAACTTCCGCGGTGTCGGGCGGAGCCAGGGCACGTTCGACAATGGCGTGGGCGAACTGTCCGACGCCGCGAGCGCGCTCGATTGGGTGCAGAGCTTCCATCCCGAGGCACAGACGACCTGGATCGCAGGCGTCAGCTTCGGCGCGTGGATTGGCATGCAATTGCTGATGCGCCGTCCGGAAATTCGCGGCTTCATTTCGGTCGCGCCGCCCGCCAACATGTACGACTTCACGTTCCTGGCACCGTGCCCGGCGAGCGGCATCATCATCCAGGCCGAGAATGACGAAGTCTCGCCCCCGCTCGCGACGCAGAAGCTGGTCGACAAATTGCGCACGCAAAAGCACATCACGATCCACCACGACACGATCCCCAAGGCGAACCATTTCTTCGAACATGAGATGCCGCAGTTGATGGGGTCGGTGGACAAGTATCTGGATATGCGGCTCGATCCGAATTCGCCGATTCGCTAG
- a CDS encoding aminotransferase class V-fold PLP-dependent enzyme, which produces MLPVAMAAVAEGMRRWANPSSPHAEGRAARAALEDARARIASAYGWAGEAILTSGASEALAIALGRSVVARRLISAVEHDAVIRAGGDAADVVRVEPDGRVDPTKLQRVLAGQPTLVAVQWCNSETGVRQPIAAIADIVHAGGGLLLVDAAQMPPGADADLASLADFIAISAHKRGGPPGVGALLVRDVATLSPTGGQERGYRGGTENLPGALGFAAALAEPEDVPAMLALRAKLDDAILRSGGTVVAGPAPRHPAIGSYRMSGLAAATQLIRFDMAGIAVSAGSACSSGSMKPSHVLGAMGWSVEASREVVRVSFGRSTSEADVDRFIKEWRAISRSARAFGA; this is translated from the coding sequence ATGTTGCCCGTCGCGATGGCGGCGGTCGCGGAGGGAATGCGGCGCTGGGCGAACCCCTCGTCCCCCCATGCCGAGGGCCGCGCGGCGCGGGCTGCGTTGGAGGATGCGCGGGCGCGGATCGCATCGGCTTATGGCTGGGCGGGGGAGGCGATCCTGACGAGCGGCGCGAGCGAGGCGCTGGCGATCGCGCTCGGCCGGAGCGTCGTGGCGCGACGGCTGATCTCGGCGGTCGAGCATGACGCGGTGATTCGCGCGGGCGGCGACGCGGCCGATGTGGTGCGCGTCGAACCCGACGGCCGGGTCGATCCAACAAAGCTCCAGCGCGTGCTCGCCGGGCAGCCGACGCTCGTCGCGGTACAATGGTGCAATAGCGAGACCGGTGTGCGCCAACCGATCGCCGCCATCGCCGATATCGTCCATGCCGGTGGCGGGCTGCTGCTGGTCGATGCCGCGCAAATGCCGCCGGGGGCAGACGCGGACCTTGCGTCGCTCGCCGATTTCATCGCGATTTCCGCGCACAAGCGCGGCGGGCCGCCGGGTGTCGGTGCGCTGTTGGTGCGCGACGTGGCGACGCTCAGCCCGACCGGCGGGCAGGAACGCGGCTATCGCGGCGGGACCGAGAACCTCCCCGGCGCGCTTGGTTTTGCCGCCGCGCTGGCCGAGCCGGAGGATGTTCCCGCCATGCTCGCGCTGCGCGCCAAACTCGACGACGCGATCCTGCGCTCAGGCGGAACCGTCGTGGCGGGCCCTGCACCACGCCACCCGGCGATCGGATCGTACCGCATGTCCGGCCTTGCCGCGGCGACGCAGCTTATCCGCTTCGACATGGCGGGCATCGCCGTTTCGGCCGGCAGCGCCTGTTCGTCGGGCAGCATGAAGCCGAGCCATGTGCTGGGCGCAATGGGCTGGAGCGTGGAAGCCTCGCGCGAAGTCGTCCGCGTTAGCTTCGGACGCTCGACCAGCGAGGCCGATGTCGACCGCTTCATCAAGGAATGGCGCGCGATCTCGCGCTCGGCGCGGGCGTTCGGTGCGTGA
- a CDS encoding cysteine desulfurase family protein has product MARDLALGAGVRCVIYLDYQATTPLAPEALDAMLPWLRDQHANPHSAHAAGRKAKAAVEFAREQVAALLPAGGRVVFTSGATESLNWAIKGASGELVTLATEHAAVLDTVSAESRLGRNQTVLPVDCDGLVDLPMLRSMAWPDTGLIAAMLVNNEIGVVQPIAQIAEAAHSVGALLLCDAVQGYGRVAIPAGCDLIAISAHKIHGPKGIGALWIRDGVTLDPLLHGGDQEGGRSGTLSPALCAGFGRAAALMAERREADAAHVERLWERAIGRFGRDWHINGSTTYRYHGNLNLRRDGLDVARLMSDLRDIAFSAGSACASGSGRSSHVLRALGLSEAQARSTIRLGFGRYTTETELTEAIDRIIAAAEAQQSIGEIAA; this is encoded by the coding sequence ATGGCGCGCGATCTCGCGCTCGGCGCGGGCGTTCGGTGCGTGATCTACCTCGATTATCAGGCGACCACCCCGCTCGCGCCCGAAGCGCTCGACGCGATGTTGCCGTGGCTGCGCGATCAACATGCCAACCCGCACTCGGCGCACGCAGCGGGGCGCAAGGCGAAGGCAGCGGTCGAATTCGCGCGCGAGCAAGTTGCGGCCTTGCTGCCGGCCGGGGGCAGGGTGGTGTTCACCAGCGGCGCGACCGAATCGCTCAACTGGGCGATCAAGGGCGCATCCGGGGAACTCGTCACGCTGGCGACCGAGCACGCCGCGGTGCTCGACACCGTGTCGGCTGAGAGCCGCTTGGGCCGGAATCAGACGGTTTTGCCGGTCGATTGCGACGGTCTCGTCGACCTTCCGATGCTGCGGAGCATGGCGTGGCCTGACACCGGCCTGATCGCGGCGATGCTGGTCAATAACGAGATTGGCGTCGTGCAACCGATCGCCCAAATCGCGGAGGCCGCGCATAGCGTTGGAGCACTTCTCCTGTGCGACGCGGTGCAAGGCTATGGCCGCGTGGCCATCCCCGCCGGTTGCGACCTCATCGCCATCTCCGCGCACAAAATCCACGGCCCCAAGGGCATCGGCGCGCTCTGGATCCGCGACGGCGTGACGCTCGACCCGTTGCTCCACGGCGGCGATCAGGAGGGTGGGCGCTCCGGCACACTCTCGCCAGCCTTATGCGCCGGGTTCGGGCGCGCGGCGGCGTTGATGGCCGAACGGCGCGAAGCCGATGCGGCGCATGTGGAACGGCTGTGGGAACGCGCCATCGGTCGATTTGGGCGCGACTGGCATATTAACGGCTCCACCACCTACCGCTACCACGGCAACCTCAACCTCCGCCGCGACGGGCTCGACGTGGCGCGGCTCATGTCAGACCTGCGCGACATCGCCTTCTCTGCCGGTTCGGCCTGCGCCAGCGGCTCGGGCCGCTCCAGCCACGTGCTGCGCGCGCTGGGCCTCAGCGAAGCACAGGCGCGTTCCACCATCCGGCTCGGCTTCGGGCGCTATACGACCGAGACGGAGTTGACCGAGGCGATCGACCGCATCATCGCCGCCGCCGAAGCGCAACAGAGTATAGGAGAAATCGCAGCATGA
- a CDS encoding 2Fe-2S iron-sulfur cluster-binding protein, producing MIQVRFIGLDGAVREVAANPGDRLLEVAQADGQPLEGTCEGQMACSTCHVIVAAEDFARLPPPSEDEEDMLDLAAGATRTSRLACQILLTDALDGLTVRIPGEVRNMQGR from the coding sequence ATGATCCAGGTTCGCTTCATCGGATTGGACGGCGCGGTGCGCGAGGTCGCGGCCAACCCGGGCGACCGCCTGCTCGAAGTCGCGCAAGCCGACGGCCAGCCGCTGGAGGGGACGTGCGAGGGTCAGATGGCCTGCTCGACCTGCCACGTCATCGTCGCTGCCGAAGATTTCGCGCGCCTCCCGCCGCCGAGCGAGGATGAGGAGGACATGCTCGATCTTGCGGCCGGCGCCACACGTACCTCACGCCTTGCGTGCCAGATCCTGCTCACCGACGCGCTCGACGGGCTGACGGTGCGCATTCCGGGTGAGGTGCGGAACATGCAGGGCCGCTGA
- a CDS encoding DNA polymerase III subunit gamma/tau has translation MSDSSDLLGGPADDTPGFDLGEPPAPAKTEAYRVLARKYRPQTFAELIGQDAMVTTLGNAIRRGRLAHAFLLTGVRGVGKTSTARLLAKALNCIGPDGQGGPTIDPCGRCEPCVGIAEGRHIDVIEMDAASHTGVDDMRAVIDASRMTAFVARYKIYIIDEVHMLSKNAFNALLKTLEEPAEGVKFVLATTEVNKVPVTVLSRCQRFDLRRIPAEKLADHFARVLDMEGVSAEPEALGLIARAAEGSARDGLSILDQAIAHADMDGGAVSAAAVRDMLGLSDRGAIRDLMTLLLAGDGVGALAALRRQYDLGVDPLGVLRGLLETVHATTLVKLGAAVEPGQATEEREALQGWAGSLSFASLHRLWQLLLKGHEEVGRAAMPIEACEMALLRLVHAATLPDPGDLARMIQNGAPPALMPSVAAPVAPLAAPTGASAEAAMPASIEEIIGLLERTKNIGLSLRIRHHASLVSLAGTDLVLSSARPLPSDLIGELAGALKSATGRNWKIATAETPGAPTLRELDMAQYEAFKAEILASPMVRAALDAFPEAEIADSEIESLMKNRSKSA, from the coding sequence ATGTCCGACTCCTCCGATCTTCTTGGCGGCCCCGCCGACGACACCCCCGGCTTCGACCTGGGCGAGCCACCCGCGCCCGCAAAGACCGAAGCCTACCGCGTCCTCGCCCGCAAATACCGGCCGCAGACCTTTGCGGAGCTGATCGGTCAGGATGCGATGGTCACCACGCTGGGCAACGCGATCCGCCGGGGCCGCTTGGCGCATGCGTTTCTGCTCACCGGCGTGCGCGGGGTCGGCAAGACCTCGACCGCGCGCTTGCTCGCCAAGGCGCTCAACTGCATCGGGCCGGACGGGCAGGGCGGCCCGACGATCGATCCGTGCGGGCGTTGCGAGCCGTGCGTCGGCATTGCCGAGGGCCGGCATATCGACGTGATCGAGATGGACGCCGCGAGCCATACCGGCGTCGATGACATGCGCGCGGTGATCGATGCCTCGCGGATGACGGCGTTCGTCGCGCGCTACAAGATCTACATCATCGACGAAGTCCACATGCTGTCGAAGAACGCGTTCAACGCGCTGTTGAAGACGCTTGAGGAGCCCGCCGAGGGCGTGAAGTTCGTGCTCGCCACGACCGAAGTGAACAAGGTGCCGGTGACGGTGCTGTCGCGCTGCCAGCGCTTCGACCTGCGCCGCATCCCGGCGGAAAAGCTCGCCGATCACTTTGCGCGGGTGCTGGACATGGAAGGCGTGAGCGCCGAGCCCGAAGCGCTCGGGCTGATCGCGCGCGCGGCGGAGGGGTCGGCGCGCGACGGCCTGTCGATCCTCGATCAGGCGATCGCGCATGCCGACATGGATGGCGGCGCAGTGAGCGCGGCGGCAGTGCGTGACATGCTCGGCCTGTCGGACCGCGGCGCGATCCGCGATTTGATGACGCTGCTGCTCGCCGGCGACGGGGTCGGCGCGCTCGCGGCCCTGCGGCGGCAATATGATCTCGGCGTCGATCCGCTCGGCGTGCTGCGCGGTTTGCTCGAAACGGTCCACGCGACCACGCTCGTCAAATTGGGGGCTGCGGTCGAGCCGGGGCAAGCGACCGAGGAGCGCGAGGCGTTGCAAGGCTGGGCCGGATCGCTCTCCTTCGCGTCGCTTCACCGGCTGTGGCAATTGCTGCTCAAGGGGCATGAGGAGGTCGGTCGCGCCGCAATGCCGATCGAGGCGTGCGAGATGGCGCTGCTGCGGTTGGTCCATGCCGCGACGCTGCCCGATCCGGGCGACCTCGCGCGGATGATCCAGAACGGCGCGCCCCCCGCCCTCATGCCGTCGGTCGCGGCGCCGGTCGCCCCGCTTGCCGCGCCAACGGGCGCATCGGCGGAAGCGGCGATGCCTGCGTCGATCGAGGAGATTATCGGCCTGCTGGAGCGGACCAAGAATATCGGCCTGTCGCTGCGTATCCGGCATCACGCGAGCCTGGTCAGCCTCGCGGGCACCGATCTCGTGCTGAGTTCGGCCCGTCCGCTCCCGTCCGACCTGATCGGCGAACTGGCGGGGGCGCTGAAGAGCGCGACCGGGCGCAACTGGAAGATTGCCACCGCCGAGACGCCTGGCGCGCCGACGCTGCGCGAGCTCGACATGGCGCAATATGAGGCGTTCAAAGCGGAAATCTTGGCGAGTCCGATGGTCCGCGCGGCGCTTGATGCGTTTCCAGAGGCGGAGATCGCCGATAGCGAGATCGAGAGTTTGATGAAAAACCGGAGCAAGAGTGCATGA
- a CDS encoding YbaB/EbfC family nucleoid-associated protein, with product MKSIEEIMAMAQNVQAELTKAQDGLDKIEVEGAAGGGLVKVRASAKGRIIGIEIDESLLQPSEKQMIEDLVVAAFNDAKAKADAASGAEMAKMTSGIPLPPGFKLPF from the coding sequence ATGAAGAGCATCGAAGAGATCATGGCGATGGCGCAGAACGTCCAGGCCGAATTGACCAAGGCGCAGGACGGCCTCGACAAGATCGAGGTCGAAGGTGCCGCGGGCGGCGGGTTGGTCAAGGTGCGTGCCTCGGCCAAGGGGCGGATCATCGGCATCGAGATCGACGAATCGCTACTCCAGCCGAGCGAGAAGCAGATGATCGAGGACCTCGTCGTCGCCGCCTTCAACGACGCCAAGGCGAAAGCGGATGCGGCCTCGGGCGCGGAGATGGCGAAGATGACGAGCGGCATCCCGCTGCCGCCAGGGTTCAAGCTTCCTTTCTGA
- the mtgA gene encoding monofunctional biosynthetic peptidoglycan transglycosylase: protein MPSPILPASPTSRPRPRGIVRRLVGWTLRALLGFVLISILMVVLYRFVPPPVTLTMLGDAIEGHGIDKSWRSMDDIDPNMARAAIAGEDSRFCTHHGFDLKAIEKAYTRNAKGGRIRGGSTISQQTAKNVFLIQGGGYVRKAFEAYFTVLIETIWGKRRIMEVYLNVAETGIGTYGVEAGAQRYFGHDAGQLSPQEAGRIAAILPLPKKRAAVAPSGFTRRHGNAITRTVRVVRNGGLDGCLR, encoded by the coding sequence ATGCCGTCTCCGATCTTGCCTGCATCACCGACATCGCGCCCGCGACCCCGCGGCATCGTGCGGCGGTTGGTCGGCTGGACTCTCCGCGCACTGCTCGGATTCGTCCTGATCTCGATTCTGATGGTCGTGCTGTATCGCTTCGTGCCGCCGCCTGTGACGCTGACGATGCTTGGCGATGCGATCGAGGGGCATGGCATCGACAAGTCGTGGCGATCAATGGACGACATAGACCCGAACATGGCGCGCGCCGCGATCGCGGGCGAGGATTCGCGTTTCTGCACGCATCACGGGTTCGATCTCAAGGCGATCGAGAAAGCCTATACCCGCAACGCGAAGGGCGGACGCATTCGCGGCGGATCGACGATCAGCCAGCAGACCGCGAAGAACGTATTCCTGATTCAGGGCGGAGGCTATGTCCGCAAGGCGTTCGAGGCCTATTTCACGGTGTTGATCGAGACGATCTGGGGCAAGCGGCGGATCATGGAGGTCTATCTGAACGTCGCAGAGACCGGTATCGGGACGTACGGCGTCGAGGCCGGAGCGCAGCGCTATTTCGGGCATGATGCGGGGCAATTGTCGCCGCAGGAAGCCGGGCGGATCGCCGCGATCCTGCCGCTGCCGAAGAAGCGCGCGGCGGTGGCGCCGAGTGGCTTTACCCGCCGTCACGGCAACGCGATTACGCGAACGGTGCGCGTCGTCCGCAATGGCGGGCTGGATGGGTGTCTGCGGTAA